The proteins below come from a single Rhodanobacter sp. LX-99 genomic window:
- a CDS encoding glucoamylase family protein, with protein sequence MSKFSRILHAVAFSALLAFGAGWQTPVAARSPALGYAALPAQQQALVDDLERRTFDWFWQSADPQTGLVPDSYPGQSFSSIAAVGFGLTAYGVGVERGYITRAQAAARTLATLRFFAAAPQNDSEDDAAGYHGFFYHFLDMKTGRRAMRYVELSSVDTTLLLGGVLFAQSYYDRDTPQETEIRQLADTIYRRVDWPWMQPRKPLISMGWTPGGKFIPADWKGYNEGMLVYILALGSPTHPVGPEAWTAWLSTNHLTWGSFQGQTFLNFAPLFGHQYSQGWVDFRGIRDAWSREHDLDYFENSRRATYAQRSYAIANPGHWTGYGANVWGLTASNGPGGLVVKSAEGDRTFHGYTARGVGLDYISDDGTIAPTAAAGSIAFAPEIVVPALETMKQRYGKYIYGDYGFVDAFNLSFHTPTTLRTGRLVPGLGWVDTLQLGIDQGPIVLMIENWRSGFVWNVMKKNPYIRKGLERAGFEGGWLTRTPEK encoded by the coding sequence ATGTCCAAGTTTTCCCGGATCCTGCACGCCGTTGCCTTCTCTGCCCTGCTGGCGTTCGGCGCCGGCTGGCAAACCCCGGTCGCCGCGCGGTCGCCGGCCCTCGGCTACGCCGCCCTGCCCGCACAGCAGCAGGCGCTGGTCGACGACCTCGAACGGCGTACCTTCGACTGGTTCTGGCAAAGTGCGGATCCGCAGACCGGGCTGGTGCCCGACTCGTATCCGGGCCAGTCGTTTTCCTCGATCGCCGCGGTCGGCTTCGGGCTGACCGCCTATGGCGTGGGTGTCGAGCGCGGCTACATCACGCGCGCGCAGGCGGCGGCGCGCACCCTGGCGACCTTGCGCTTCTTCGCCGCTGCGCCGCAGAACGACAGCGAGGACGATGCCGCCGGCTATCACGGCTTCTTCTACCACTTCCTCGACATGAAGACCGGCCGGCGCGCGATGCGCTACGTCGAACTGTCCAGCGTGGACACCACCCTGCTGCTCGGCGGCGTGCTGTTCGCGCAGTCGTACTACGACCGCGATACGCCGCAGGAGACCGAGATCCGCCAGCTCGCCGACACGATCTACCGCCGCGTCGACTGGCCCTGGATGCAGCCGCGCAAACCGCTGATCAGCATGGGCTGGACGCCGGGCGGCAAGTTCATCCCGGCCGACTGGAAGGGCTACAACGAAGGCATGCTGGTGTACATCCTCGCGCTCGGCTCGCCGACCCATCCGGTCGGGCCGGAGGCCTGGACGGCGTGGCTATCCACCAACCACCTGACCTGGGGCAGCTTCCAGGGCCAGACCTTCCTCAATTTCGCGCCGCTGTTCGGCCACCAGTACAGCCAGGGCTGGGTCGACTTCCGCGGCATCCGCGACGCCTGGAGCCGCGAGCACGATCTCGATTACTTCGAGAACAGCCGCCGCGCCACCTATGCGCAGCGCAGCTACGCGATCGCCAACCCCGGCCACTGGACCGGCTACGGCGCCAACGTGTGGGGCCTCACCGCCAGCAACGGGCCCGGCGGCCTGGTCGTGAAGAGTGCCGAGGGCGATCGCACGTTCCACGGCTATACCGCGCGCGGCGTGGGACTCGATTACATCTCCGACGACGGCACCATCGCGCCGACCGCCGCCGCCGGCTCGATCGCGTTCGCGCCGGAGATCGTGGTGCCCGCGCTGGAAACCATGAAGCAGCGCTACGGCAAATACATCTACGGCGACTACGGCTTCGTCGACGCGTTCAACCTCAGCTTCCACACTCCTACCACGCTGCGCACCGGCAGACTGGTACCCGGCCTGGGTTGGGTCGACACTCTGCAACTGGGCATCGACCAGGGCCCGATCGTGCTGATGATCGAGAACTGGCGCAGCGGCTTCGTGTGGAACGTGATGAAGAAGAATCCGTACATCCGCAAGGGACTCGAGCGCGCCGGCTTCGAAGGTGGCTGGCTCACGAGGACACCGGAAAAATGA
- a CDS encoding tryptophan halogenase family protein, with translation MTDSRIRNIVIVGGGTAGWMAAAAFAKVLGADYSIRLVESEEIGTVGVGEGTVPHLKLFNNLLGIDDVEFVKNTQGTFKLGVQFNDWGRLGDSYVHGFGTIGHDVGLLPFHQYWIKAHRAGKAQDIGTYSLNTVAAPRGRFMPSASDAPPGSPLANVAYAYHFDAGRYARFLRGYAEQRGVRRTEGKVARTVLHPDSGFVEAIVLESGERIEGELFIDCSGFRGLLIEQALHTGYLDFSHWLPCDRALAVACEKVGPPTPYTRASARPAGWQWRIPLQHRTGNGYVYSSANVSDDEAAATLLGHLDGKPMGEPRLLRFTTGVRRQAWNRNVVALGLAGGFMEPLESTSIYMIQSGIARLLNLFPQRDFSPVLIERYNAQSRFEYEHIRDFLILHYHATERDDTPFWNQCRTMSIPPQLADNIRLFRDSGRFFRDGEEMFAVVSWVQVMLGQHIMPQSYHPLVDQMPDAELAEFMASVGRVVASCVDVMPPHQAFIDRCCMAPALVA, from the coding sequence ATGACTGATTCGCGCATCAGGAACATCGTCATCGTCGGCGGCGGCACCGCCGGTTGGATGGCGGCAGCCGCCTTCGCCAAGGTGCTTGGCGCCGACTATTCGATCCGGCTGGTCGAGTCCGAGGAGATCGGCACCGTCGGCGTCGGCGAGGGCACGGTGCCGCACCTAAAGCTGTTCAACAACCTGCTCGGCATCGACGACGTCGAGTTCGTGAAGAACACGCAGGGCACGTTCAAGCTTGGCGTGCAATTCAACGATTGGGGCCGGCTCGGCGACAGTTACGTGCACGGCTTCGGCACGATCGGCCATGATGTCGGCCTGCTGCCGTTCCACCAGTACTGGATCAAGGCGCACCGGGCAGGCAAGGCGCAGGATATCGGCACGTACTCGCTGAACACGGTGGCCGCGCCGCGTGGTCGCTTCATGCCGTCGGCAAGCGATGCGCCGCCGGGCTCGCCGCTGGCGAACGTTGCCTATGCGTATCACTTCGACGCCGGAAGGTACGCGCGCTTTTTGCGTGGTTACGCCGAACAACGCGGCGTGCGCCGCACCGAAGGCAAGGTCGCACGGACCGTGCTGCATCCCGACAGCGGCTTCGTCGAGGCGATCGTGCTGGAAAGCGGCGAGCGCATCGAGGGCGAGCTGTTCATCGACTGCTCCGGTTTCCGCGGCCTGCTGATCGAGCAGGCGTTGCACACCGGCTACCTCGACTTCAGTCACTGGTTGCCGTGCGACCGCGCGCTGGCGGTGGCCTGCGAGAAGGTGGGGCCGCCGACGCCGTACACCCGCGCCTCGGCACGGCCGGCCGGCTGGCAGTGGCGCATCCCGCTGCAGCATCGCACCGGCAACGGCTATGTCTATTCCAGCGCCAACGTCAGCGACGACGAAGCGGCCGCCACCCTGCTCGGCCATCTCGACGGCAAGCCGATGGGCGAGCCGCGGCTGCTGCGCTTCACCACCGGTGTTCGCCGGCAGGCATGGAACCGCAACGTGGTCGCGCTGGGCCTGGCCGGCGGCTTCATGGAGCCGCTGGAATCGACCAGCATCTACATGATCCAGTCCGGTATCGCGCGCCTGCTCAACCTGTTCCCGCAGCGCGATTTCAGTCCGGTGCTGATCGAGCGCTACAACGCGCAGTCGCGCTTCGAATACGAGCACATCCGCGATTTCCTGATCCTGCATTACCACGCCACCGAGCGCGACGACACGCCGTTCTGGAACCAGTGCCGCACGATGTCGATCCCGCCGCAGCTGGCGGACAACATCCGCCTGTTCCGCGACAGCGGCCGCTTCTTCCGCGACGGTGAGGAAATGTTCGCAGTAGTCAGTTGGGTGCAGGTGATGCTGGGGCAGCACATCATGCCGCAGAGCTACCATCCGCTGGTCGACCAGATGCCGGACGCGGAACTGGCCGAGTTCATGGCCAGCGTCGGTCGTGTAGTAGCCAGCTGCGTCGACGTGATGCCGCCGCACCAGGCATTCATCGACCGTTGCTGCATGGCACCCGCGCTGGTGGCCTGA
- a CDS encoding cold-shock protein — protein sequence MSDRQSGTVKWFNDAKGFGFITPESGDDLFVHFRAIQGTGFKSLQEGQRVTFVVTKGQKGLQAEEVQVA from the coding sequence ATGTCGGATCGTCAGAGCGGTACAGTCAAGTGGTTCAACGACGCCAAAGGTTTTGGCTTCATCACCCCGGAAAGCGGTGACGACCTGTTCGTGCATTTCCGCGCGATCCAGGGCACGGGCTTCAAGTCCCTGCAGGAAGGCCAGCGCGTCACGTTCGTCGTCACCAAGGGCCAGAAGGGCCTGCAGGCTGAGGAAGTCCAGGTTGCCTGA
- a CDS encoding sugar ABC transporter substrate-binding protein: protein MTHGARPRRSRRGLWLAAIAVSGALLGSCAPTPAGHELTFWAIGREGEAIMQLLPAFEHAHPDIRVNVQQLPLTAAHQKLLTAFAGGSTPDLSQLGNTWLPELVALHALEPLQARVDHSGVVRADDYFASIWATNVIDGTLYGVPWYVDTRLLFYRKDLLKKAGFDAPPRTWAQWRSQLAALSDPAQHRYGILLPTNEYEQLMSLALQQPEPLLRDGGRYGNFESAGFKRALGFYVDTFKLKQAPAITNVEAGNPWTEFGRGVYAFYLSGPWNIGEFRTRLPATQQDDWATAPLPGPTGAGIGAAGGSSLVIFRASKHKDAAWQLIEYLSQPAVQQQFYELLGDMPPRRSSWEGGALRDDPKARAFREQLEQVKPTPPVPEWERIANEMQLVAAEAIAGRLTIDQAAAEIDRRADTILAKRRWVLDHAQPDPAREHTP, encoded by the coding sequence ATGACGCACGGTGCGCGCCCACGGCGATCGCGGCGCGGCCTGTGGCTGGCCGCGATCGCCGTGAGCGGCGCGCTGCTCGGCAGTTGCGCGCCCACGCCGGCGGGGCACGAGCTCACGTTCTGGGCGATCGGCCGCGAAGGCGAGGCGATCATGCAGCTGCTGCCGGCGTTCGAGCATGCGCACCCGGACATCCGCGTGAACGTGCAGCAGCTGCCGCTGACCGCGGCGCACCAGAAGCTGCTCACCGCGTTCGCCGGCGGTTCCACCCCCGACCTCAGCCAGCTCGGCAACACCTGGCTGCCCGAGCTGGTGGCGCTGCATGCACTGGAACCGCTGCAGGCGCGCGTGGACCACTCCGGCGTGGTGCGAGCGGACGACTACTTCGCCAGCATCTGGGCCACCAACGTGATCGACGGCACGCTGTACGGCGTGCCGTGGTACGTCGACACGCGGCTGCTGTTCTACCGCAAGGACCTGCTGAAGAAGGCCGGCTTCGACGCCCCGCCGCGCACCTGGGCCCAGTGGCGGAGCCAGCTCGCCGCGCTGAGCGATCCGGCGCAGCACCGCTACGGCATCCTGCTGCCGACCAACGAGTACGAGCAGCTGATGTCGCTGGCGCTGCAACAGCCCGAGCCGCTGCTGCGCGACGGCGGCCGCTACGGCAACTTCGAGAGCGCCGGCTTCAAGCGCGCGCTGGGCTTCTACGTCGATACGTTCAAACTGAAGCAGGCGCCGGCAATCACCAACGTCGAGGCCGGCAACCCGTGGACGGAATTCGGCCGCGGCGTGTACGCGTTCTACCTGTCCGGGCCGTGGAACATCGGCGAGTTCCGCACACGCCTGCCTGCTACCCAGCAGGACGACTGGGCCACCGCGCCGCTGCCCGGCCCGACCGGCGCCGGCATCGGCGCGGCCGGCGGCTCCAGCCTGGTGATCTTCCGCGCCTCGAAGCACAAGGACGCCGCCTGGCAGCTGATCGAATACCTGTCGCAGCCGGCGGTGCAGCAGCAGTTCTACGAGCTGCTCGGCGACATGCCGCCGCGGCGCAGTTCGTGGGAGGGCGGCGCGCTGCGCGACGATCCGAAGGCGCGCGCCTTCCGCGAGCAGCTGGAACAGGTGAAGCCGACCCCGCCGGTGCCGGAGTGGGAGCGCATCGCCAACGAGATGCAGCTGGTCGCCGCCGAGGCGATCGCCGGCCGGCTGACCATCGACCAGGCCGCCGCCGAGATCGATCGGCGTGCCGACACCATCCTGGCCAAGCGCCGCTGGGTGCTCGACCATGCGCAGCCCGACCCTGCCCGGGAACACACGCCATGA
- a CDS encoding YecA family protein, protein MTAKTEWPSSLDDNELDELDRYLRAHTGEGDLLLDGVHGLLSALAVGPLLVLPDEWLPEVLHEPFADEDEGNRVLALLAKLNDSIVAELEVDAYEPILGEVEMEGGPMLSAAGWCEGFSRGIDLRAGLWEGRLAEDPQLMELLGPVMALAVDEGILSADTEFEKLSDDEYDECLAQVPAVLGAVNQYWQAKPATEAEVEAMVRQQQPDTGDDGNPPRQRSGHWVH, encoded by the coding sequence ATGACCGCAAAAACCGAATGGCCCAGCTCGCTGGACGACAACGAACTGGACGAGCTGGACCGCTACCTGCGTGCGCACACCGGCGAAGGCGACCTGCTGCTGGACGGCGTGCACGGCCTGCTCAGCGCGCTGGCGGTCGGCCCGCTGCTGGTGCTGCCGGACGAATGGCTGCCCGAAGTGCTGCACGAACCGTTCGCCGACGAGGACGAAGGCAACCGCGTGCTGGCGCTGCTGGCCAAGCTCAACGATTCGATCGTCGCCGAGCTCGAGGTCGACGCCTACGAGCCGATCCTCGGCGAAGTCGAGATGGAAGGCGGCCCGATGCTGTCCGCCGCCGGCTGGTGCGAAGGCTTCAGCCGCGGCATCGACCTGCGCGCCGGGCTGTGGGAAGGCCGCCTGGCCGAGGACCCGCAGCTGATGGAGCTGCTCGGCCCGGTGATGGCGCTGGCGGTGGACGAAGGCATCCTCAGCGCGGACACCGAATTCGAGAAGCTCAGCGACGACGAATACGACGAGTGCCTGGCGCAGGTGCCGGCGGTGCTCGGCGCGGTGAACCAGTATTGGCAGGCCAAGCCCGCCACCGAGGCCGAAGTCGAAGCGATGGTGCGTCAGCAGCAGCCCGACACCGGCGACGACGGCAACCCGCCGCGCCAGCGCAGCGGACACTGGGTGCATTGA
- a CDS encoding carbohydrate ABC transporter permease — protein MSPRLMKAIINGLLIGGTLVALFPLLWMLSVSFMAPGEASALPPPLLPKHPSWANYRELFVRAGMGRYLLNSVLVAGAITALSLVFNLMAGYAFAKLRFAGRERLFQALLGALVIPAQVAMLPLFLLLKYMGLVNSYAGVVAPALATVFGIFLVRQYARGIPDELLEAARIDGAGEWRIFAQIVLPLLKPIIVTLAIFSFLAAWNDFMWPLIVLTGQEHYTLPIGLASLAREHAQDSELMMAGSVVTVLPVLLLFLSLQRYYLQGLLLGSVKG, from the coding sequence ATGAGCCCGCGGCTGATGAAGGCGATCATCAACGGCCTGCTGATCGGCGGCACGCTGGTCGCGCTGTTCCCGCTGCTGTGGATGTTGTCGGTGTCGTTCATGGCGCCGGGCGAGGCCAGCGCGCTGCCGCCGCCGCTGCTGCCGAAGCACCCGAGCTGGGCGAATTACCGCGAGCTGTTCGTGCGCGCCGGCATGGGCCGCTACCTGCTCAACAGCGTGCTGGTGGCCGGCGCGATCACCGCGCTGTCGCTGGTGTTCAACCTGATGGCCGGCTACGCCTTCGCCAAGCTGCGCTTCGCCGGCCGCGAGCGGCTGTTCCAGGCGCTGCTCGGCGCGCTGGTGATCCCCGCCCAGGTGGCGATGCTGCCGCTGTTCCTGCTGCTGAAGTACATGGGTCTGGTCAACAGCTACGCCGGCGTGGTCGCGCCGGCGCTGGCCACCGTGTTCGGCATCTTCCTGGTGCGCCAGTACGCGCGCGGCATCCCCGACGAACTGCTGGAGGCCGCACGCATCGACGGCGCCGGCGAGTGGCGCATCTTCGCGCAGATCGTGCTGCCGCTGCTGAAGCCGATCATCGTGACGCTGGCGATCTTCAGCTTCCTCGCCGCCTGGAACGACTTCATGTGGCCGCTGATCGTGCTGACCGGGCAGGAGCACTACACCTTGCCGATCGGGCTGGCCTCGCTGGCGCGCGAGCACGCGCAGGACAGCGAACTGATGATGGCCGGCTCGGTGGTCACCGTGCTGCCGGTGCTGCTGCTGTTCCTGTCGCTGCAGCGCTACTACCTGCAGGGACTGCTGCTGGGCAGCGTGAAGGGCTGA
- a CDS encoding sugar ABC transporter permease: MNSPRSAWLFLAPALVVLGVFFLLPVLAALILSLTDYDLYALADIRNLRFVGFGNYWELLHRPLFWSALGHTVYFVAVGVPLSMGASLGAALLLNSPLARCKPLFRTALFAPVVTTVVAVAVIWRYLFNTKYGMANYVLDLLGIHPIDWLGDPRWAMPTIILFAVWKNFGYNMIIFLAGLQAIPPNLYEAARIDGASSWRQFRHITLPMLKPTLLMVAILTVSGYFQLFAEPYVMTEGGPLQSTVSVLYLMYDEGFKWWNLGSASAVAFLLFLLMFAVTVLMVKLSRRGEHPDGGPA, translated from the coding sequence ATGAATTCGCCGCGCAGCGCCTGGCTGTTCCTCGCCCCGGCACTCGTGGTGCTGGGCGTGTTCTTCCTGCTGCCGGTGCTGGCCGCACTCATCCTCAGCCTCACCGACTACGACCTCTACGCGCTGGCCGACATCCGCAACCTGCGCTTCGTCGGCTTCGGCAATTACTGGGAGCTGCTGCACCGGCCGCTGTTCTGGTCCGCACTGGGCCACACCGTGTATTTCGTGGCGGTGGGCGTGCCGTTGTCGATGGGCGCTTCGCTCGGCGCGGCGCTGCTGCTCAACTCGCCGCTGGCGCGCTGCAAGCCGCTGTTCCGCACCGCGCTGTTCGCGCCGGTGGTGACCACGGTGGTGGCGGTGGCGGTGATCTGGCGTTACCTGTTCAACACCAAGTACGGCATGGCGAACTACGTGCTGGACCTGCTCGGCATCCACCCGATCGACTGGCTGGGCGATCCGCGCTGGGCGATGCCGACGATCATCCTGTTCGCGGTGTGGAAGAACTTCGGCTACAACATGATCATCTTCCTGGCCGGGCTGCAGGCGATTCCGCCGAACCTGTACGAGGCCGCGCGCATCGATGGCGCATCAAGCTGGCGGCAGTTCCGCCACATCACCCTGCCGATGCTGAAACCGACCCTGCTGATGGTGGCGATTCTTACCGTCTCCGGTTACTTCCAGCTGTTCGCCGAACCCTACGTGATGACCGAGGGCGGCCCGCTGCAGAGCACGGTGAGCGTGCTGTACCTGATGTACGACGAGGGCTTCAAGTGGTGGAACCTGGGCTCCGCCTCGGCGGTGGCGTTCCTGCTGTTCCTGCTCATGTTCGCGGTGACCGTGCTGATGGTGAAGCTGTCGCGGCGCGGCGAGCATCCTGATGGAGGGCCGGCATGA
- a CDS encoding M3 family metallopeptidase — MSHDNPLLADDTLPAFSQILPEHVAPAIDTILADYRAGIDALVAPGAPRDFATVMLTQERLEQRLARAWAPVSHLHSVADGEALRAAYGPAEEKLTEHAIELGQNRDLYAAVQALADAPDFPTLPRPERALVEHALRDFRLSGVALDEPARSRFREIGVELSKLSTEFSNAVLDASEAWHEHVTDERDLAGIPDSGRAVLRQYAADQGLDGYLVTLKQPSVQAVLTYADNRGLRERVYWAYQTRASDQGPNAGKFDNSARIERIMALRHEAAQLLGFANAAEESLATKMAASPTEVMEFLHDLAARAKPVAQRELAGLREFAHAELKLDNLEPWDVAYASEKLRQREYALDEEQLKPYFPLPAVIDGLFGLTTQLYGITLAPRDGVDVWHPQVRYYDVRDADGRVFAGAYVDLYARNGKRGGAWMDVCRARFDDGGQRQLPVAFLTCNFAPPTEGKPALLTHDDVLTLFHEFGHGLHHLLTEIALPSIGGIDGVEWDAVELPSQFMENFGWNREALDLFARHWQTGERLPDGLFERMLAARHFHAGLFLVRQLEFALFDFLLHLEYDPAQGARPLAVLEQVRKQVAVMHPPAWQRFPHGFSHIFAGGYAAGYYSYLWAELLSADAFGEFEEHGVIDRATGERFRREFLAVGASRPALESFVAFRGRKPDPEALLRSHGLA, encoded by the coding sequence ATGAGTCACGACAACCCGCTGCTGGCCGACGACACCCTGCCGGCGTTCTCGCAGATCCTTCCTGAGCACGTTGCACCGGCGATCGACACGATCCTGGCCGACTACCGCGCCGGCATCGACGCGCTGGTCGCACCCGGCGCACCACGCGATTTCGCCACGGTGATGCTGACCCAGGAGCGGCTGGAGCAGCGCTTGGCGCGGGCCTGGGCGCCGGTGTCGCACCTGCATTCGGTGGCCGACGGCGAAGCCTTGCGCGCGGCGTATGGACCGGCCGAGGAGAAGCTCACCGAGCACGCGATCGAGCTGGGCCAGAACCGCGACCTGTACGCCGCGGTGCAGGCGCTGGCGGACGCGCCCGACTTCCCCACGCTGCCGCGCCCCGAACGCGCGCTGGTCGAGCATGCGCTGCGCGACTTCCGGCTGTCCGGCGTGGCGCTGGACGAGCCGGCGCGTTCGCGCTTCCGCGAGATCGGGGTGGAATTGTCGAAACTCTCCACCGAATTCTCCAATGCGGTGCTCGACGCCAGCGAGGCGTGGCACGAGCACGTCACCGACGAACGCGACCTCGCCGGCATCCCGGACTCCGGCCGCGCGGTGCTGCGCCAGTACGCTGCGGACCAGGGTCTGGACGGCTATCTGGTCACCCTGAAGCAACCCAGCGTGCAGGCGGTGCTGACCTACGCCGACAATCGCGGCCTGCGCGAGCGGGTGTACTGGGCCTACCAGACGCGCGCCTCCGACCAGGGTCCGAACGCGGGCAAGTTCGACAACAGCGCGCGCATCGAGCGGATCATGGCGCTGCGCCACGAGGCGGCGCAGCTGCTCGGCTTCGCCAACGCGGCGGAGGAATCGCTGGCGACCAAGATGGCCGCCTCGCCGACCGAAGTGATGGAATTCCTGCACGACCTGGCCGCGCGCGCGAAGCCGGTGGCGCAGCGCGAGCTGGCCGGGCTGCGCGAGTTCGCCCATGCCGAGCTGAAGCTCGACAACCTCGAGCCGTGGGACGTCGCCTATGCGTCGGAGAAACTGCGCCAGCGCGAATACGCGCTGGACGAGGAACAGCTGAAGCCGTACTTCCCGCTGCCGGCGGTGATCGACGGCCTGTTCGGTCTCACCACGCAGCTGTACGGCATCACCCTCGCCCCGCGCGACGGCGTCGACGTGTGGCATCCGCAGGTGCGCTACTACGACGTGCGCGACGCCGACGGCCGCGTGTTCGCCGGCGCCTATGTCGACCTGTACGCGCGCAACGGCAAGCGCGGCGGCGCGTGGATGGACGTCTGCCGCGCCCGCTTCGACGACGGCGGGCAACGGCAGTTGCCGGTGGCCTTCCTTACCTGCAACTTCGCGCCGCCCACCGAAGGCAAGCCGGCCCTGCTTACCCACGACGACGTGCTGACCTTGTTCCACGAATTCGGCCACGGCCTGCATCACCTGCTTACCGAGATCGCGCTGCCCTCGATCGGCGGCATCGACGGCGTCGAGTGGGACGCGGTGGAACTGCCCAGTCAGTTCATGGAGAACTTCGGCTGGAATCGCGAAGCGCTGGATCTGTTTGCCCGGCACTGGCAGACCGGCGAGCGGCTGCCGGACGGGTTGTTCGAACGCATGCTGGCCGCGCGGCATTTCCACGCCGGCCTGTTCCTGGTGCGCCAGCTGGAATTCGCCCTGTTCGATTTCCTGCTGCACCTGGAGTACGACCCGGCGCAGGGCGCCCGCCCGCTGGCGGTGCTGGAACAGGTACGCAAGCAGGTCGCCGTGATGCATCCGCCGGCGTGGCAGCGCTTCCCGCACGGCTTCAGCCACATCTTCGCCGGCGGTTACGCGGCCGGTTACTACAGCTACCTGTGGGCCGAGCTGCTCAGCGCCGACGCGTTCGGCGAGTTCGAGGAACATGGTGTGATCGATCGCGCCACCGGCGAGCGCTTCCGCCGCGAGTTCCTCGCGGTCGGCGCCAGCCGCCCGGCACTGGAAAGCTTCGTCGCCTTCCGTGGCCGCAAGCCGGATCCGGAGGCGCTGCTGCGCAGCCACGGGCTGGCCTGA
- the xth gene encoding exodeoxyribonuclease III — MKIASWNVNSLKVRLPHLTQWLADAQPDVVALQETKLEDAKFPVDELAAAGYRAVYSGQKTYNGVAILARADVHDGFGDIVTDIPGLADPQRRILAATIGNLRVVDLYVVNGKAVGDEKYAYKLDWLARVREFLAREQERHPNLVVLGDFNICPDDRDVYDPVAWGEDILCSPPERAGLKAITDLGLHDSFRLFQPEAGHYSWWDYRQAAFRRNMGLRIDLILIGEALKSAATAAAIDREPRRWERPSDHAPVTLELDI; from the coding sequence ATGAAGATCGCCTCGTGGAACGTCAATTCGCTGAAGGTGCGCCTGCCGCACCTGACCCAGTGGCTGGCCGACGCGCAGCCGGACGTGGTGGCGCTGCAGGAAACCAAGCTCGAAGACGCAAAGTTCCCGGTCGATGAGCTGGCCGCGGCGGGCTACCGCGCGGTGTATTCGGGCCAGAAGACCTACAACGGCGTGGCCATCCTGGCCCGTGCCGACGTCCATGACGGTTTCGGCGACATCGTCACCGACATCCCCGGCCTCGCCGATCCGCAGCGGCGGATCCTCGCTGCCACCATCGGCAACCTGCGCGTGGTTGACCTGTACGTGGTCAACGGCAAGGCGGTCGGCGACGAGAAGTACGCGTACAAGCTGGACTGGCTGGCCAGGGTGCGCGAATTCCTGGCACGCGAACAGGAGCGCCACCCCAACCTGGTCGTGCTGGGCGACTTCAACATCTGCCCGGACGATCGCGACGTCTACGATCCGGTCGCCTGGGGCGAGGACATCCTGTGCTCGCCGCCGGAACGCGCCGGACTCAAGGCGATCACCGACCTCGGCCTGCACGACAGCTTCCGGCTGTTCCAGCCGGAGGCCGGACACTACAGCTGGTGGGACTACCGGCAGGCCGCGTTCCGTCGCAACATGGGCCTGCGCATCGACCTGATCCTGATCGGCGAAGCATTGAAATCCGCCGCCACGGCGGCGGCAATCGACCGCGAACCGCGTCGCTGGGAACGCCCTTCCGACCATGCGCCGGTGACGCTGGAACTGGATATCTGA
- a CDS encoding pirin family protein, which produces MSDRHITRRIRGMDTSDGAGVKLKRVIGQPGLDMLDPFLLLDEFRSDSAGDYIAGFPEHPHRGFETVTYMLAGHMQHQDNHGNRGDLTPGSVQWMTAGRGILHSEMPQQENGLMWGFQLWVNLPAADKMTAPRYQDIGPERIPVVQPAAGVEVKVIAGELAGATGPVEGIVTAPVYLDIALQPGAQFTLDLPAGHHGFAYVFDGESALVGGEQLQRSELGVLSEGEQLQLAGGDKPSRLLVVAGKPLNESVARYGPFVMNTPEQIHEAIADFRAGKF; this is translated from the coding sequence ATGAGCGATCGCCACATCACCCGCCGCATCCGCGGCATGGACACGTCCGACGGCGCCGGCGTGAAGCTGAAGCGCGTGATCGGCCAGCCCGGGCTGGACATGCTCGACCCGTTCCTGCTGCTGGACGAGTTCCGCTCCGACAGCGCCGGCGACTACATCGCCGGCTTCCCGGAGCATCCGCATCGCGGCTTCGAGACGGTCACCTACATGCTGGCCGGGCACATGCAGCACCAGGACAACCACGGCAACCGCGGCGACCTCACGCCGGGCAGCGTGCAGTGGATGACCGCCGGCCGCGGCATCCTGCATTCGGAAATGCCGCAGCAGGAAAACGGCCTGATGTGGGGCTTCCAGCTGTGGGTGAACCTGCCGGCGGCCGACAAGATGACCGCGCCGCGCTACCAGGACATCGGCCCCGAGCGGATTCCGGTGGTGCAGCCGGCCGCAGGCGTCGAGGTGAAGGTGATCGCCGGCGAACTGGCCGGCGCCACCGGCCCGGTCGAGGGCATCGTCACCGCACCGGTGTATCTGGACATCGCCCTGCAGCCGGGTGCGCAGTTCACGCTGGATCTTCCCGCCGGGCATCACGGCTTCGCCTACGTGTTCGACGGCGAGTCGGCCCTGGTCGGCGGCGAGCAGCTGCAGCGCAGCGAGCTGGGCGTGCTGTCCGAAGGCGAACAGTTGCAGCTGGCCGGCGGCGACAAGCCCTCGCGCCTGCTGGTGGTCGCCGGTAAGCCGCTGAACGAAAGCGTGGCGCGCTACGGGCCGTTCGTGATGAACACGCCCGAGCAGATCCACGAAGCGATCGCCGACTTCCGCGCCGGCAAGTTCTAA